CCAACGCCAGGATCGCGGCCTCGAGGCGGCCCAGGATCGGGCCGCCGCCCAGCGCCTCTCGAGCCTCGGCGGCACCTGGTCCGCCGGACTCGAGGACACTGCGCAGTTCGGCGACCCGTTGGTCGGTCACGCCGCATCACCGAACCATCGTGGCAGGTGGTCGAGCAGGTCGCGCTGCTGGTCACCGACCCACGCCACGTGGCCGTCGGGGCGCAGCAGCGCCGCGGGCACGTCGATTTCGGCATGGGCATCGACCACGTGGTCGACGCGGTCGGCCCACCCCGACACGGACAGGTCGCCGGTGCGGTCGATCAGCAGTCCGCGGCCGTCGTGCGTCCGCTCGAAGAGTCGACCCCCGTCCAGGCGCACGTCCCGCAGTCGCCGACCGACCAGTTCATGTTCGCCGCCGAAGTCGTATCGGATGTCGATCGCGGTGATCTTCTCGATGAGCCAACGGTTGACCTCATCGAATTCCATCAACGCAGACAGCAGTTCACGCAGTGCCCGCGCCCCTGGGGTTGGAGCCAGGAGCGCCATCTGTGCCCGGGTGTTGGACAACACCGCGGCCGCCACCGGCTGCCGTTCGCGCTCGTAGCTGTCCAGCAGGTCGGCCGGGGCCCAGCCGTGGATCTCGGCGGCGAGTTTCCAGCCGAGGTTGAACGCGTCCTGAACGCCGAGGTTGAGGCCCTGCCCGCCGGTCGGCGGATGGATGTGCGCGGCGTCGCCGGCCAGCAGGACACGACCCACCCGGTACCGCTCGGTCTGCCTTGTGGCATCACCGAATCGGGACAGCCAACGTGGCGAGTGCACGCCGAAGTCGGTGCCGGCGACGGCCGTCAGCTGTTGACGGAACTCCTCCAGCGTGGGTGGTGTCGCGCGGTCGTCGGTGAGTCCGGCCGCGGGGACGAGCACGCGATGGAGTCCGTCGCCCAGCGGCATGACGCCGAACAGAAGCTGGGTTCGGCGGACCTTCTCGACCACCTCGGCGACCGCTGCCGGGTCCGCCGTCATCGCCATCTCGCCCAGCAGTGTCTCGACGGTGCTGGGTTCACCGGGAAATCCCACGCCGAGCAGGCGCCGCACGGTGCTGCGGCCGCCGTCGCAGCCCACGAGGTGTCGCGCCCGCAGGTGCTCTCCGTCGGCCAGTTCGACCGTCACGCCTGCGTCGTCCTGACGGAGTCCGACGACCTCGCACCCTCGCCGAATCCGGGCGCCGAGTTCGCCGGCGCGATCGGACAGCAGTCGCTCGGTGACGGTCTGCGGGATCCCGAGCACGTAGCCGTGCGCGGTGTCGAGCGTGCTGGGGGCGGGTTTCATGATTCCGGCGAAGAAGCCGTTGAGCGGATGTGTCTGCCCATTCGCCAGGAACCGGTCGAGTATCCCGCGCTGGTCCATCACCTCGATGCTGCGGGCGTGCAGGCCCAGCGCCCGCACCTGAAGTGTCGGTTCCGGCTCCCTGTCGAGGACGAGCACGTCCACATCCTGCAGTCTCAGCTCGCACGCCAGCATCAATCCCGTCGGGCCGGCTCCTGCGATGATCACGTCAACCAACTGTCAACCCCCTCATTCGGTGTGTCTGTGCACTGTGAAAACGCGTTGTTTCCAGGGTGTTTGGACTCGGACCGACGATTGTGCAGCACCACCCGGGCCTTGCCGCAAGACCCGGGGTGCGCGCTACAGTGAGAGGGGGAGGGGTTCCTGTCCCGTCACGCAGATTGTGTCGACGGATTCTGCGCCAACGCATTCACTGCGAAATCGGCTGCTTGATCGGGCATTCCGTTGCTCTTGTAGCTGCTGTGCGCCGACCTGTTCAGACCACCGGGGGAACACACGGGGTCTCCGGGCGCGCACAGTTCGATGGTTTTGGCCGAATAGAGCGACCCGATGGTGATGGGCGGGGCCTCGCGGTCGACGAGGTTCAGGAACCAGTTGTCGGGTGTGCCGAACAGGACCACCGCCGCGACGTGCGGCGCGACGGACGCGGGCATAGGTCCGCGGATTCCTGCCGGCAGGGTGAATCCCTCGGGAACCCCGTCGGCGGTGATGTACCCGGCGACGGCGGCGCCCTGTGAGTACCCGCCGACCACGATCTCTGTGGTGGGGCACGCCTCGGCGATCGACTCCACCTTGGTGCTGGCGTCCTCGATCCCGTCGGCGGCGGCCTGGAAGTCCAGGGACGCGGGATAGTCGACGGGGTAGACCGCGACGTTCTTGCCGGGCAGACGGGCATTGAGCGCGTTGACGAAGGCCTGGCCGGTGTCGCCCACGCCGGGCGCCTCGAAGGTGCCTCGGGCGAACACCACCTCGACGTCGGGGCACGACGGGTCGACCTCCGCCGACGCGACGCCGATCCCCGCAGTGCCGGGCAGCATCAGTGGGAACAGCGCCGCGGCGGCGGCGAGGACACGAGATCGGGAGGTGGTCTTCGAGGCGGCTTTGGCGGACACGTCCGCTCCTTTCGGGAGGATTCGTCGGT
The DNA window shown above is from Mycolicibacterium confluentis and carries:
- the rox gene encoding rifampin monooxygenase, which codes for MVDVIIAGAGPTGLMLACELRLQDVDVLVLDREPEPTLQVRALGLHARSIEVMDQRGILDRFLANGQTHPLNGFFAGIMKPAPSTLDTAHGYVLGIPQTVTERLLSDRAGELGARIRRGCEVVGLRQDDAGVTVELADGEHLRARHLVGCDGGRSTVRRLLGVGFPGEPSTVETLLGEMAMTADPAAVAEVVEKVRRTQLLFGVMPLGDGLHRVLVPAAGLTDDRATPPTLEEFRQQLTAVAGTDFGVHSPRWLSRFGDATRQTERYRVGRVLLAGDAAHIHPPTGGQGLNLGVQDAFNLGWKLAAEIHGWAPADLLDSYERERQPVAAAVLSNTRAQMALLAPTPGARALRELLSALMEFDEVNRWLIEKITAIDIRYDFGGEHELVGRRLRDVRLDGGRLFERTHDGRGLLIDRTGDLSVSGWADRVDHVVDAHAEIDVPAALLRPDGHVAWVGDQQRDLLDHLPRWFGDAA
- a CDS encoding cutinase family protein — encoded protein: MLPGTAGIGVASAEVDPSCPDVEVVFARGTFEAPGVGDTGQAFVNALNARLPGKNVAVYPVDYPASLDFQAAADGIEDASTKVESIAEACPTTEIVVGGYSQGAAVAGYITADGVPEGFTLPAGIRGPMPASVAPHVAAVVLFGTPDNWFLNLVDREAPPITIGSLYSAKTIELCAPGDPVCSPGGLNRSAHSSYKSNGMPDQAADFAVNALAQNPSTQSA